One Nitrospina watsonii DNA segment encodes these proteins:
- a CDS encoding carbonic anhydrase has product MPTRVSPEILFDQGLGGLFVMRVAGNIINKMILGSLEYTVDHLGTRLILVLGHSGCGAVAAAVSGGHIPGHLASIVHPIQNLVKKFTKNGSPPDVDERVRENVRQTVKNIHASRPILSKMIKDGDLEVAGAIYHLESGKIELL; this is encoded by the coding sequence GTGCCGACTCGGGTTTCCCCAGAAATCCTTTTTGACCAAGGCCTTGGCGGTCTGTTTGTCATGCGCGTGGCGGGCAATATCATCAACAAAATGATTTTGGGAAGCCTGGAGTACACCGTTGACCACTTGGGAACCCGCCTCATTCTGGTTCTCGGGCACAGCGGTTGTGGGGCCGTAGCGGCTGCCGTCTCGGGAGGCCACATTCCCGGCCACCTGGCAAGTATCGTGCACCCTATACAAAACCTGGTTAAAAAATTCACCAAAAACGGGAGCCCTCCCGACGTGGATGAACGGGTCCGGGAAAATGTCCGCCAAACCGTTAAAAATATTCATGCTTCCCGGCCTATCCTGTCTAAAATGATTAAAGATGGGGATCTCGAAGTGGCGGGCGCAATTTATCACTTGGAATCCGGGAAAATAGAATTATTATAG
- a CDS encoding pentapeptide repeat-containing protein, translating into MLPEWIEFKNKVEATKNELAGADLSNRKLMQVKLDHAQLQGADLSYSYLICADLSDADLSDADFTGAVLSEANLKGANLENAEFEDSYLNGADLSGATHLTCDQLELAYLDKDTRLPDNIQIEWVSDDQFECCEKE; encoded by the coding sequence ATGTTGCCGGAATGGATTGAGTTCAAAAATAAAGTGGAAGCCACCAAGAACGAATTGGCGGGGGCCGACCTCAGCAACCGCAAACTGATGCAGGTGAAACTGGATCATGCCCAGTTGCAGGGGGCGGACCTCAGTTATTCATACCTCATCTGCGCCGATCTCAGCGATGCGGATTTGAGCGACGCCGATTTCACCGGCGCCGTGCTCAGCGAGGCCAACCTGAAGGGCGCCAATCTGGAAAACGCCGAGTTCGAAGATTCCTATCTGAACGGAGCCGATCTCAGCGGCGCCACACACCTGACCTGCGACCAACTGGAGCTGGCTTATTTGGATAAAGACACGCGCCTGCCGGACAACATCCAGATCGAGTGGGTGTCCGACGACCAGTTCGAATGTTGCGAGAAAGAGTGA
- a CDS encoding sirohydrochlorin chelatase, translating into MNDPKRAVVLVGHGGLPRDCPPDWVSRLKRLEGQRKATGQPPTPEELDLDRQIRHWPRTPENDPYHDGLQRLAERLDPLLQPAKLVIAYNEFCAPTVLEAVEKLVEAGYAEITVVPSMFTPGGSHSELEIPELLATLRGQFPELALHYAWPFDLDTLAAFLAGHLERFQPGKPPR; encoded by the coding sequence ATGAACGATCCGAAACGCGCGGTGGTGCTGGTGGGTCACGGAGGGCTTCCCAGGGATTGCCCGCCGGACTGGGTCTCGCGGCTCAAACGGCTGGAAGGCCAGCGCAAGGCCACGGGGCAGCCGCCGACTCCGGAAGAACTGGATCTCGACCGGCAGATTCGCCACTGGCCACGCACCCCGGAGAACGATCCGTATCACGATGGCCTGCAACGCCTGGCTGAGCGGCTCGATCCCCTGTTGCAACCGGCGAAGCTGGTCATTGCCTACAACGAATTTTGCGCGCCCACGGTGCTGGAAGCCGTCGAAAAACTGGTGGAGGCGGGCTACGCAGAGATCACCGTCGTGCCCAGCATGTTCACTCCCGGCGGTTCGCATTCGGAGCTGGAAATTCCGGAACTGCTCGCCACCCTGCGTGGCCAGTTTCCCGAACTCGCTCTGCATTATGCGTGGCCGTTTGATCTGGACACCCTCGCCGCGTTCCTCGCCGGCCATCTGGAGCGGTTCCAGCCCGGCAAGCCGCCCCGCTGA
- a CDS encoding hybrid sensor histidine kinase/response regulator — protein sequence MAPSQFNFEGFKILIVDDTPANIEVLQKTLEVEGYNISVALSGDKALKIASRFAPDLVLLDIMMEGMDGYETCRHLKNNPETADTPVIFISARNDVEDVVEGFSQGGVDYIVKPFKSQEVLARVRTHLQLYALKRQREVLIAELEQRNKDLVSLNELKNRFLGIAAHDIRNPLSSINGFLELLTLSGGSFSKKEYEEMLELINKSVNDLLVMVDDLLDISVIESGNLKLDLKPGDMKSLIRERIQINSGHARGKDITIHEDLHDLALTVFDRRRMAQVLDNLISNAIKYSPLGGDVFITLSGEGGQALIGVRDEGQGIRPEDQQEIFTGFQKVGARPTGGEKSTGLGLAIVKSIVESHQGSIRVTSEVEKGSTFEVMLPAGEASANPA from the coding sequence ATGGCGCCCTCCCAGTTCAATTTCGAAGGTTTTAAAATCCTCATCGTCGATGACACTCCCGCCAATATTGAAGTGCTCCAGAAAACTCTGGAAGTCGAAGGCTACAATATTTCCGTCGCCCTGAGTGGAGACAAGGCTCTCAAGATCGCTTCCCGTTTCGCGCCCGACCTGGTGCTGCTGGACATCATGATGGAAGGCATGGATGGGTACGAAACCTGCCGCCACCTGAAAAACAATCCCGAGACCGCCGACACACCGGTTATTTTCATCTCCGCCCGCAACGATGTCGAGGATGTGGTGGAAGGGTTCAGCCAGGGCGGCGTGGACTACATCGTCAAACCCTTCAAGTCGCAGGAAGTGCTGGCGCGGGTGCGGACCCATCTCCAGTTGTACGCCCTCAAGCGTCAGCGTGAGGTACTGATCGCGGAACTGGAACAAAGGAACAAAGACCTCGTTTCCCTGAATGAATTGAAAAACAGGTTTTTGGGCATTGCGGCACACGATATCCGGAACCCGTTGTCCTCGATCAATGGATTTTTGGAATTGCTGACGCTGTCCGGCGGATCGTTTTCAAAGAAAGAGTATGAGGAAATGCTGGAATTGATCAACAAATCCGTCAATGACCTGCTGGTGATGGTGGATGATCTCCTGGATATTTCCGTCATCGAAAGCGGCAACCTGAAACTCGATCTCAAACCGGGGGATATGAAATCCCTCATCCGGGAACGCATCCAGATCAATTCAGGTCATGCCCGCGGCAAGGACATCACCATTCATGAAGACTTGCATGACCTGGCGTTAACCGTGTTCGACCGCAGACGCATGGCCCAGGTTTTGGACAACCTCATCAGCAATGCCATCAAGTATTCGCCGTTGGGCGGGGACGTGTTCATCACTCTGAGCGGGGAAGGAGGCCAGGCGCTGATTGGTGTTCGTGATGAAGGACAGGGAATCCGCCCGGAGGACCAGCAGGAAATTTTTACCGGATTCCAAAAAGTGGGGGCCCGCCCGACCGGAGGTGAAAAAAGCACCGGGTTGGGTCTCGCTATCGTCAAAAGTATTGTGGAGTCCCACCAGGGCAGCATCCGGGTGACCAGTGAGGTGGAAAAAGGGTCCACGTTTGAGGTCATGTTGCCGGCAGGGGAGGCGTCGGCAAACCCGGCGTGA
- a CDS encoding OprO/OprP family phosphate-selective porin produces the protein MIRLGVALLAVIGMLVPAHLALAEPSDTEDRLRALEEKLKRFENLENLPQREDYIQVQYKNPGFEMKTADGLFSTKLVWRAQLRYTTPHRSDPRSVSDFTTRSDASNFEARRLRMKIGGHGFKPWIDYYFEIDLQPSRDVDDNSAASSARVIDYRITLQPYDELGIRVGQWKIDYNRERVDSSGRQQFVERSIVNRVFTIDRQVGVQVRGRLFKETYADMRYYAGVFNGEGRSVNNPDNDMMYMGRLQWNFLGRDLKWRQSDVAYHKKPTGSLAFAAATNNGKCSRWSSSGCGNLSGLTRAGSTSQNFKVEQYVQEFAFKYRGLSIQEEFHWKDVEDKRNMTTHKYKGMYAQAGYFFHGLIPQIPEKLELAARYAFVDAPVATNVALTDKREEYTVALNYFFSGHDNKITVDYSMLELEDASTGISYDDSRVRVQWDVSF, from the coding sequence ATGATCAGACTTGGAGTCGCTTTGCTGGCCGTCATCGGCATGCTGGTTCCCGCGCACCTGGCTTTGGCGGAACCTTCCGATACGGAAGATCGCCTGCGCGCTTTGGAAGAAAAACTGAAACGCTTTGAAAACCTGGAGAACCTCCCGCAGAGGGAAGACTATATTCAGGTCCAATACAAAAATCCCGGCTTCGAGATGAAAACCGCAGACGGTTTGTTTTCCACCAAGCTGGTCTGGCGTGCCCAGTTGCGGTACACCACCCCGCACCGTTCGGATCCACGCAGCGTATCCGACTTCACCACCCGTTCCGACGCCAGCAACTTTGAAGCCCGCCGGTTGCGCATGAAGATAGGCGGCCACGGCTTCAAACCCTGGATCGATTATTACTTCGAAATCGATCTGCAACCCTCCCGCGACGTCGATGACAACAGTGCGGCTTCCTCCGCCCGGGTGATCGACTACCGCATCACCCTCCAGCCTTACGATGAACTCGGCATTCGGGTGGGACAATGGAAAATCGATTACAACCGCGAGCGGGTGGACTCCTCCGGCCGCCAGCAGTTTGTCGAACGCTCGATCGTGAACCGGGTGTTCACCATCGACCGTCAGGTGGGTGTCCAGGTGCGGGGCCGCCTGTTCAAGGAAACGTATGCGGACATGCGGTATTACGCGGGTGTCTTCAACGGCGAAGGCCGCTCCGTCAACAACCCGGACAACGACATGATGTACATGGGCCGCCTGCAGTGGAACTTTCTGGGCCGCGATCTGAAATGGCGGCAATCCGATGTGGCGTATCATAAAAAACCGACGGGCAGCCTGGCCTTTGCCGCCGCCACCAACAACGGCAAATGCTCCCGCTGGAGTTCCTCCGGTTGCGGCAATCTGAGCGGCCTGACCAGAGCCGGTTCTACCTCTCAGAACTTCAAGGTCGAGCAGTACGTCCAGGAGTTTGCCTTCAAGTATCGGGGGCTGTCGATCCAGGAAGAGTTTCACTGGAAAGATGTGGAGGACAAACGCAACATGACGACGCACAAGTACAAAGGCATGTACGCGCAGGCCGGATATTTTTTCCACGGTTTGATCCCGCAGATTCCTGAGAAGCTGGAACTCGCCGCACGCTACGCCTTCGTCGATGCACCGGTGGCGACCAACGTCGCGCTCACCGACAAGCGGGAAGAGTACACCGTTGCCCTCAACTACTTCTTCTCCGGCCACGACAACAAGATCACCGTGGACTACTCCATGCTGGAGTTGGAAGACGCGTCCACCGGAATCTCTTACGATGACAGCCGGGTGCGGGTGCAATGGGACGTTTCGTTCTAA
- a CDS encoding alginate export family protein, which produces MNGFKITLCWLAAVFALTPVAGGADGASSAKTVAYPKPYVYKERGLGRNAEFTLNKSGVLPGWLSLAVQQRTRYETLDRAFRSGSTGSDQVLALRTLAQATLHLPQHFKVQLELQDSRAYWNDTGSVVNNTIVNAAELLETNLQWRAEDLFQNGSRTLLRAGRMTMDFGKRRLVARNRYRNTKNAFTGIDGIWQAGNGNQIRAMAALPVNRLPTNTTQLLDNEAELDEESPDTVFWGVFLSTPHLPWSGRDRGEVYLFGLHEEDGDFATRNRRLYTPGLRLYRPRKTSHFDYEWETVFQFGTSRSSAGIGNTRDLDHFAHFHHVEAGYSFAAAWSPRLVLAYDYASGDSNPNDNKNGTFNSLFGANVFDYGPTTIHRAFVRSNITGPAVKLHVQPHSKIKAALHYRAFWLASSTDTWTGNSGLRDTTGQSGSFLGQLIYLSGAWQVTPNVWLEAGTAHRIDGEFQDNVAGSPRQGNSTYSYIAATLSF; this is translated from the coding sequence ATGAACGGATTCAAAATCACACTCTGCTGGCTTGCAGCCGTATTCGCTCTGACACCTGTTGCAGGCGGGGCGGACGGCGCGTCTTCCGCTAAAACGGTTGCCTACCCCAAACCCTACGTGTACAAGGAGCGTGGGCTGGGACGCAACGCGGAGTTCACCCTGAACAAAAGCGGTGTGCTGCCCGGTTGGTTGTCCCTTGCGGTGCAACAACGGACGCGCTACGAAACGCTGGATCGCGCCTTCCGCAGCGGCTCCACCGGCAGCGACCAGGTGCTGGCTTTGCGCACGCTGGCACAGGCGACCTTGCACCTGCCGCAACATTTTAAAGTGCAACTGGAGCTTCAGGATTCGCGGGCTTACTGGAACGATACGGGGTCGGTGGTCAACAACACGATCGTCAACGCCGCCGAACTGCTGGAAACGAACCTGCAATGGCGGGCCGAGGATCTGTTCCAGAACGGCAGCCGCACGCTGCTGCGGGCGGGCCGCATGACCATGGATTTCGGAAAACGCCGGCTGGTGGCGCGCAACCGCTACCGCAACACCAAAAACGCCTTCACCGGCATCGACGGCATCTGGCAGGCAGGCAACGGCAACCAGATCCGGGCCATGGCAGCCCTGCCGGTCAACCGGTTGCCCACCAACACCACGCAACTCCTGGATAACGAAGCCGAACTGGATGAAGAATCTCCGGACACGGTTTTCTGGGGCGTGTTTCTGTCCACCCCCCACCTGCCCTGGAGCGGCCGCGACCGGGGCGAGGTGTACCTGTTCGGCCTGCATGAAGAAGACGGCGACTTCGCCACCCGCAACCGCCGTCTGTACACGCCCGGACTGCGCCTGTACCGTCCACGCAAAACCAGTCACTTCGATTACGAATGGGAGACCGTGTTCCAGTTCGGCACCTCCCGTTCCAGCGCCGGGATTGGCAACACCCGCGACCTGGATCACTTTGCCCATTTCCATCACGTGGAAGCGGGGTACAGCTTCGCTGCCGCGTGGTCGCCGCGGCTGGTGCTGGCCTACGACTACGCCAGCGGCGACTCGAATCCCAACGACAACAAAAACGGCACCTTCAACAGCCTGTTCGGGGCCAATGTGTTCGATTACGGGCCGACCACCATCCACCGGGCGTTCGTGCGTTCCAACATCACCGGGCCGGCAGTGAAACTGCATGTCCAGCCCCATTCAAAAATCAAAGCGGCCCTGCACTATCGCGCCTTCTGGCTGGCCTCGTCCACCGACACCTGGACGGGCAATTCCGGCCTGCGCGACACCACCGGCCAGTCCGGCTCGTTCCTGGGCCAGTTGATCTATCTTTCCGGCGCGTGGCAGGTGACCCCCAATGTGTGGCTGGAAGCTGGAACCGCTCACCGGATCGACGGCGAGTTTCAGGACAACGTAGCCGGATCGCCTCGCCAAGGCAACAGCACCTACTCCTACATCGCGGCCACACTATCCTTTTAA
- a CDS encoding HAMP domain-containing protein → MVKFRDCKVSTKIGVGFGLITVILMGVVLVTIQQVKNMEAITKRVVTLRTPTAHSSLMMLNGMNHSLASLRGWVILGDSRFKQDRAAAWSEQIEPSLQQLHQLAPQWEDEDGVEMLRSIEKDLKDFKQFQQDIEGIAQTVQNTPARQILFEKAQPVEERLITYITRMINLEMRIPPSSQNRKALLAIMADLEGTTSLAFEKAEEFLLSGDKDFKKQFEESWVKNTERFNDLKRNFKLLSEGQKKVFKRLEQARNEIEPLLHEIIQIRSGEEWNMANAWLVQKAIPVSSRIKSNLNKMTETQNRLLDEDMKEISSRTHFLITLLVLLFFMAALMAGVLGSAITRTISEPIQQVSHMAREMAKGNLRQKKLPIHARDEVGDLADSFNQLLEKMKGK, encoded by the coding sequence ATGGTTAAGTTCCGAGATTGCAAGGTAAGCACCAAAATTGGAGTGGGGTTCGGGCTGATCACCGTTATCCTGATGGGTGTGGTGCTGGTTACCATTCAACAAGTAAAAAATATGGAAGCCATCACCAAAAGGGTGGTGACCTTGCGCACTCCGACCGCCCATTCCAGCCTCATGATGCTGAACGGCATGAACCATTCCCTCGCATCCCTGCGTGGCTGGGTCATCCTCGGCGATTCACGCTTCAAACAGGATCGGGCCGCGGCCTGGAGCGAACAGATCGAACCCTCCCTCCAGCAGTTGCACCAGCTGGCTCCCCAATGGGAGGACGAGGACGGTGTCGAGATGCTGCGGTCCATCGAAAAAGACCTGAAAGACTTCAAACAATTCCAGCAGGACATCGAAGGCATCGCCCAGACCGTCCAGAACACCCCGGCCCGCCAGATTCTGTTTGAAAAGGCTCAACCGGTGGAAGAACGCCTGATCACTTACATCACGCGGATGATCAACCTGGAAATGCGCATTCCCCCCTCTTCACAAAACCGCAAAGCCCTGCTGGCCATCATGGCAGACCTGGAAGGGACCACCAGCCTCGCTTTCGAAAAGGCGGAAGAGTTCCTGCTTTCGGGCGACAAGGATTTCAAAAAACAGTTCGAGGAGAGCTGGGTCAAAAACACGGAGCGCTTCAACGATTTGAAACGGAATTTCAAGCTGCTTTCGGAGGGTCAGAAGAAGGTCTTCAAACGGCTGGAGCAGGCCCGGAATGAAATCGAACCGTTGTTACACGAGATTATCCAGATCCGTTCCGGAGAGGAATGGAACATGGCCAATGCGTGGCTGGTGCAGAAGGCCATCCCGGTGTCCTCACGCATCAAATCCAACCTGAATAAAATGACGGAGACCCAGAACCGGTTGCTGGATGAGGATATGAAGGAAATCTCCAGCCGCACTCACTTCCTGATCACCTTGCTGGTGCTGCTGTTTTTCATGGCGGCGTTGATGGCAGGCGTTCTGGGGTCGGCGATCACCCGCACCATCAGCGAACCCATTCAGCAGGTCAGCCACATGGCGCGGGAAATGGCGAAAGGCAACCTGAGGCAAAAGAAACTGCCGATCCACGCGCGGGATGAGGTGGGCGATCTTGCGGACAGCTTCAACCAACTGCTCGAAAAGATGAAGGGGAAATAG
- a CDS encoding AAA family ATPase → MKRLKEEMSLSIRARYPLLYLVTSEEARAEEMLEGIAQSSRKELIVWSLSKGLMPSRYGDKQDNDPEAVLKHIEASEKKAIFVLRDFHPFLEKEIVLRHLRDLIAHLKKSYKTVVLVSPVLKIPPELEKDITVFDLPLPDAKELTSILNNLLEPYRDSDKVRIDLPPELLEKVVQATLGLTRNEAENVFAKALITGRQFGWDDLPSIIEEKKQLIRKSGILDFIGLSTQLNQVGGLDKLKAWLKERGRAFSVKAREYGLPEPKGLLMLGVQGCGKSLAAKAIAAEWNLPLLRLDVGKIFDSFVGSSEDNMRKAIQQAEAMSPAILWLDEIEKGFSGIQSSGSVDSGTTARIFATFLTWMQEKTKPVFVIATANNVEDLPPELLRKGRFDEIFFIDLPQESERATIFDIHIRLKQREPNKFDIAALAKAADQFSGAEIEQSILSAMYRAFAEDREFTSDDVVQEIGRTVPLAVTAEEKIQYLRDWARHRARPAS, encoded by the coding sequence ATGAAACGACTCAAGGAAGAAATGTCGCTGTCCATCCGTGCACGGTATCCGCTGCTGTACCTGGTGACGTCGGAAGAAGCACGGGCCGAGGAAATGCTGGAAGGCATCGCCCAGTCCAGCCGCAAGGAGTTGATCGTGTGGAGCCTGTCGAAGGGACTCATGCCTTCCCGCTACGGAGATAAACAGGACAACGATCCCGAAGCGGTGCTCAAGCACATCGAAGCGTCGGAGAAAAAAGCCATCTTCGTGCTGCGCGACTTCCATCCTTTTCTGGAAAAAGAAATCGTGTTGCGCCACCTGCGCGACCTCATTGCTCACCTCAAGAAAAGTTACAAGACGGTGGTGCTGGTCTCGCCTGTTCTGAAAATCCCACCGGAACTGGAAAAAGACATCACGGTGTTCGACCTGCCCTTGCCCGATGCGAAAGAATTGACGTCCATATTGAACAACCTCCTGGAACCGTACCGCGACAGTGACAAGGTGAGAATCGACCTGCCGCCGGAGTTGTTGGAGAAAGTGGTGCAGGCGACGCTCGGACTCACCCGGAACGAAGCCGAGAACGTGTTCGCCAAGGCGCTCATCACCGGACGCCAGTTCGGCTGGGACGATTTGCCGTCGATCATCGAAGAGAAGAAACAGTTGATCCGCAAAAGCGGCATCCTTGACTTCATCGGCCTGTCCACGCAACTCAACCAGGTGGGCGGCCTCGATAAATTGAAGGCATGGTTGAAAGAACGCGGCCGCGCCTTCAGCGTCAAAGCCCGCGAGTACGGCTTGCCGGAACCGAAGGGCCTGCTCATGCTGGGCGTGCAGGGCTGCGGCAAAAGCCTCGCCGCCAAGGCCATCGCCGCTGAATGGAACCTGCCGCTTCTGCGTTTGGACGTGGGCAAGATATTCGATTCGTTCGTCGGTTCCTCCGAGGACAACATGAGGAAGGCCATCCAGCAGGCCGAGGCCATGAGTCCGGCCATTTTGTGGCTGGATGAAATCGAGAAGGGATTCTCCGGCATTCAAAGTTCGGGGTCGGTGGACAGCGGCACCACGGCGCGCATCTTCGCCACGTTTCTGACGTGGATGCAGGAGAAGACGAAACCCGTGTTCGTCATCGCCACCGCCAACAACGTCGAAGACCTGCCGCCGGAATTGCTGCGCAAAGGACGCTTTGACGAAATCTTTTTCATCGATCTGCCACAGGAGTCGGAACGCGCTACCATCTTCGACATCCACATTCGTCTCAAGCAACGCGAGCCGAACAAGTTTGACATCGCGGCATTGGCGAAAGCCGCCGATCAGTTCAGCGGTGCTGAGATCGAGCAGTCGATTCTGTCGGCCATGTACCGGGCGTTTGCCGAGGACCGCGAGTTCACCAGCGACGACGTGGTCCAGGAGATCGGCCGCACAGTTCCCCTTGCCGTGACGGCGGAGGAAAAAATTCAATACCTGCGCGACTGGGCCCGGCACCGCGCCCGCCCGGCTTCCTGA
- a CDS encoding SulP family inorganic anion transporter, translated as MQRIEEERAKLTLKKPFQFKYDVANLRGDLFGGITAGIVALPLALAFGVQSGMGAIAGLYGAIALGFFAAIFGGTRQQISGPTGPMTVVSSLVVMTAIQNTGSLASASGTIITIFLLSGFFLLLYGCFKLGTYIRYIPYPVVSGFMTGIGVIIIILQIFPLMGQKSPKKILSVFGELPQALNNINWEAVLVATTTIAIIYIFPRITKSIPSTLVALLTVSGISNWVGLNVPLIGDIPDGFPELRLNEVSFEGMKLGLLIKLALTLSLLGAIDSLLTSVVADNITKTKHNSNQELIGQGIGNMAAAAIGGLPGAGATMRTLVNINSGGLTRLSGVVHALVLLIILMGAGVYASQIPLAVLAGILITVGIGIIDYKGMRHVKAVPRADAIVMFLVLALTVFVDLIQAVAAGLIMSSILFMKQMSDQVGEEVKIAPLRAYGNELPWEDEDIPPSIIDKIYVEHLDGPLFFGFAPAFQEMAKTLPDIRVIIFRMEEVPHIDQTGLYALEEVVRELEMRNIAVVMTGLQDQPLRMLRRINIVPGLVPEQYLFPSFAVCADWLKEELTDASHEDMHSFFDELDNVRRQQKLIPKYRL; from the coding sequence ATGCAAAGAATCGAAGAGGAAAGAGCAAAACTCACCCTCAAAAAGCCGTTCCAGTTCAAGTATGATGTGGCCAACCTGAGGGGAGATTTGTTTGGCGGCATCACGGCGGGAATCGTCGCCTTGCCCTTGGCGCTGGCGTTTGGCGTGCAATCGGGGATGGGGGCCATCGCCGGTTTGTACGGGGCCATCGCGCTTGGTTTTTTCGCGGCAATTTTCGGTGGCACACGCCAGCAGATCAGCGGCCCCACCGGCCCCATGACGGTGGTCTCCAGCCTGGTGGTGATGACCGCCATTCAGAATACCGGCAGTCTGGCCTCAGCCAGCGGCACCATCATCACCATCTTCCTTCTCTCCGGTTTTTTCCTCCTTTTATACGGCTGCTTCAAACTCGGCACTTACATCCGCTACATTCCCTATCCTGTGGTTTCCGGATTCATGACCGGCATCGGGGTGATCATCATCATTCTGCAGATATTTCCCTTGATGGGGCAGAAGTCACCGAAAAAAATCCTGTCGGTCTTTGGAGAGCTGCCTCAGGCGCTGAACAACATCAACTGGGAAGCAGTGCTGGTGGCGACGACCACCATCGCCATCATTTATATTTTCCCCCGCATCACCAAGTCGATCCCCAGCACGCTGGTCGCGCTGCTCACCGTTTCCGGCATTTCCAACTGGGTCGGACTCAACGTCCCCCTGATCGGCGACATCCCCGACGGGTTCCCGGAACTGCGTCTCAATGAGGTTTCCTTTGAAGGCATGAAGCTCGGGCTGCTGATCAAGCTGGCGCTGACGTTGTCGCTTTTGGGAGCGATCGATTCGCTGTTGACCTCGGTGGTTGCCGACAACATCACCAAGACCAAGCACAACTCCAACCAGGAGTTGATCGGACAGGGTATCGGCAACATGGCCGCCGCCGCCATCGGCGGGTTGCCGGGCGCCGGGGCCACCATGCGGACGCTGGTGAACATCAATTCCGGCGGCCTCACCCGCCTGTCCGGCGTGGTGCATGCGCTGGTGCTGCTGATCATATTGATGGGCGCCGGGGTGTACGCCTCCCAAATTCCCCTGGCGGTGCTGGCGGGCATCCTGATTACGGTCGGCATCGGCATCATCGACTACAAGGGCATGCGCCATGTCAAGGCAGTGCCCCGTGCCGATGCCATCGTCATGTTTCTGGTGCTGGCATTGACGGTCTTCGTGGACCTGATCCAGGCCGTCGCGGCGGGTTTGATCATGTCCTCCATCCTGTTCATGAAGCAGATGAGCGATCAGGTGGGGGAGGAAGTCAAGATCGCCCCGCTGCGCGCCTATGGCAACGAGTTGCCTTGGGAGGATGAAGACATTCCGCCGTCCATCATCGACAAAATTTATGTCGAGCATCTGGATGGACCGCTGTTTTTCGGTTTTGCTCCCGCTTTTCAGGAGATGGCCAAGACGCTGCCGGACATCCGCGTCATCATTTTTCGCATGGAAGAGGTGCCGCATATCGACCAGACGGGGCTGTACGCTCTGGAAGAAGTGGTGCGGGAACTGGAAATGCGGAATATCGCTGTCGTGATGACCGGCCTGCAGGACCAGCCGCTGCGCATGCTGCGCCGCATCAATATCGTTCCGGGACTGGTGCCGGAACAATACCTGTTTCCCAGTTTCGCGGTGTGCGCCGATTGGCTGAAAGAGGAGTTGACCGATGCCAGCCACGAAGACATGCATTCCTTCTTTGACGAACTGGACAACGTGCGGCGTCAGCAAAAACTGATCCCCAAATATCGACTGTAA